A stretch of DNA from Candidatus Rokuibacteriota bacterium:
CCGGCTCATCGGCGTGCGCGCCGAGAAGCTCCTACGCGAGCCCATCAGCCCCGCAGTCCAGGAGCCGATCGCCTTCGATCAGGAGAGAAGCGCGGAATAGCCGCTCAAGCGCCGGCGCGGTCCGTAGCGGCAGACCGGCTCCTCAGCGGGCGCGTGGCTCCAGCCGCTCGCGCACGACGTCGCCCAAGAATACGACCAGGAGGACCATCAGCAGAATCGCACACCCGGGGATGGTGGCGAACCACCACGCGTTGAAGACGTACGGCTGCCCCTGGGCGACCATGCGCCCCAGGCTCGCGGCCGGAGGCGGGACGCCGAGGCCGAGAAAGGAGAGCGCCGCCTCGGTCAGGATCATCCGCCCCACCTCGAGGGTCCCGATCACGATCACGGTGCTGGCGATATTGGGGAGCATGTGGCGGGCCATGATGCGGCTGTCGGTGGCGCCGAGCGCCCGGGCCGCCTGCACGAAATCGCTCCCGCGCAGGACCAGTGTCTCGGCCCGAGCGACCCGGGCGTAGACGATCCACGACGTGAGCGTGAGGGCGATGATCGTATTGCGGATCCCGGCGCCCAGGATGGCGCTGAGGATGAGCGCCAGGAGCAAAAAGGGGATCGACAGCTGCACGTCCACCAGGAGCATGATCCCGCGGTCCGCGCGCCCGCCGAAATGGCCGGCCACGAGCCCGAGGGTCACCCCGACGACGGCGCCGCAGAGGACAGAGAGCAGGCCGATCATCAGCGACACGCGCATGCCGGAGAGGGTTCGGGCCAGCAGATCGCGGCCGTGGGCATCGGTCCCCAGCGGATAGAACTGGCCGGCCTTTTCCGACCACGGGGGCGCGAGGCGCGCCGCGAGCTTCTGCTCCAGCGGATCTACCCCGTACGCGCGCAGCCCGAAGACCATGACGACCACCAGCAGCGCGGTGAGCGCCAGCACCGCCCGGTGGCGGAGGCGCCGCGGCTTCGGAGGCGCCAGCACCTGGGGCACCGGCTCGGCCGCGACCTCGTAGGCTTGGAGCTTTTTCGCGACCTGCATGCCGGGGCGAGCCGCCTAGGCGCGAACCCTCGGATCGAGGAGCGTGTAGAGCCAGTCCAGCATGAGGTTGATGGCCACGACGGCGGTCGAAACGATGACGAGCAACGCCTGGATGATGGGAAAGTCGCGGTGGTTCACCGCCTGGACGGCCAGCCGCCCGAGGCCGGGATAGGAAAAGACCGTCTCGGTGACGATGGCGCCGCCGACGATGAAGCCCAGCCTCAAGCCCAGAACGGTGACCACCGGGATCGACGCGTTTCGGAGCGCGTGCTTCAGGAGCACCTGGAGCTCCGTCAGCCCTTTCGATCGCGCCGTCCGGACGTAGTCCTGCCGCAGGGCCTCGAGCAGGGCCGAGCGCGTGACCTGCACGACGACGGGTACCATCACCGCCGACAGGGTGAGCCCCGGCATGACCAGATGCTGCCACGTCCCGGCACCGCCGAAGGGGAGCCAGCGGAGCTTGACCGAGAAGAGGA
This window harbors:
- a CDS encoding ABC transporter permease; this translates as MQVAKKLQAYEVAAEPVPQVLAPPKPRRLRHRAVLALTALLVVVMVFGLRAYGVDPLEQKLAARLAPPWSEKAGQFYPLGTDAHGRDLLARTLSGMRVSLMIGLLSVLCGAVVGVTLGLVAGHFGGRADRGIMLLVDVQLSIPFLLLALILSAILGAGIRNTIIALTLTSWIVYARVARAETLVLRGSDFVQAARALGATDSRIMARHMLPNIASTVIVIGTLEVGRMILTEAALSFLGLGVPPPAASLGRMVAQGQPYVFNAWWFATIPGCAILLMVLLVVFLGDVVRERLEPRAR
- a CDS encoding ABC transporter permease, with product MTYAARRLLYALLVVFLVVTFSFFLVRLTGDPVALIAGAEATEAQIRLIQQALNLDKPLWLQYAIYMGEVLRGDFGRSFFTTLPAMSMILQTLPNSLLLTLVAFAFAVVVALPVGVLSAARPDSPTDWTARFVSVLGQCTPVFWLGILMMLLFSVKLRWLPFGGAGTWQHLVMPGLTLSAVMVPVVVQVTRSALLEALRQDYVRTARSKGLTELQVLLKHALRNASIPVVTVLGLRLGFIVGGAIVTETVFSYPGLGRLAVQAVNHRDFPIIQALLVIVSTAVVAINLMLDWLYTLLDPRVRA